In a genomic window of Vicia villosa cultivar HV-30 ecotype Madison, WI unplaced genomic scaffold, Vvil1.0 ctg.000073F_1_1, whole genome shotgun sequence:
- the LOC131623531 gene encoding coatomer subunit gamma — MAQPLAKKDDDRDDEADYSPFMGIEKGAVLQEARVFNDPQLDARRCSQVITKLLYLLNQGETFTKVEATEVFFSVTKLFQSRDLGLRRMVYLIIKELSPSADEVIIVTSSLMKDMNSKTDMYRANAIRVLCRITDGTLLTQIERYLKQAIVDKNPVVASAALVSGIHLLQTNPEIVKRWSNEVQEAVQSRAALVQFHALALLHQIRQNDRLAVSKLVTSLTRGSVRSPLAQCLLIRYTSQVIRESGNNTQSGERPFYDFLESCLRHKSEMVIFEAAKAITDLNGVTTRELTPAITVLQLFLSSSKPVLRFAAVRTLNKVAMTHPMAVTNCNIDMESLISDQNRSIATLAITTLLKTGNESSVDRLMKQITNFMSDIADEFKIVVVEAIRSLCLKFPLKYRSLMNFLSNILREEGGFDYKKAIVDSIVILIRDIPDAKESGLLHLCEFIEDCEFTYLSTQILHFIGIEGPKTLDPSKYIRYIYNRVHLENATVRASAVSTLAKFGASVDALKPRIFVLLRRCLFDSDDEVRDRATLYLSTLGGDLENDEDVKDFLFGSLDTPLTNLESSLKNYVPSEVAFDIRLVPKEVKSQPLTEKKAQGKKPTGLGAPPSGPPSTVDSYERQLLSIPEFANYGKLFKSSAPVELTEAETEYAVNVVKHIFDTHVVFQYNCTNTIPEQLLEDVFVIVDASEAEEFSQVFSKPVRSLPYDSPGQTFVAFEKPEGLPTTGKFSNTLKFIVKEVDPTSGEAEDDGVEDEYQLEDLDVVAADYILRVGVSNFRNAWESIDPESERVDEYGLGPRESLSEAVNTVISLLGMQPCEGTEVVPPNSRSHTCLLSGVFIGGVKVLVRLSFGLDGAKDVAMKLSVRSDDVSVSDAIHEIVASG, encoded by the exons ATGGCTCAGCCGCTTGCGAAAAAAGACGATGACCGGGACGACGAAG CTGATTATTCACCCTTTATGGGAATTGAAAAGGGAGCTGTTCTTCAGGAGGCCAGGGTTTTTAATGACCCACAACTAGATGCTAGGAGATGTTCACAG GTTATCACAAAACTCTTATACCTACTGAATCAGGGAGAGACATTTACAAAG GTTGAAGCTACAGAAGTTTTCTTTTCGGTTACCAAGCTTTTCCAGTCTCGAGATCTGGGGTTGAGGAGAATGGTTTACCTGATTATAAAAGAACTCTCCCCCTCTGCAGATGAG GTTATTATCGTCACAAGCTCCCTCATGAAGGACATGAATAGTAAGACTGATATGTATAGGGCAAATGCCATTCGTGTGCTTTGTCGCATCACGGATGGAACCCTCCTTACCCAAATTGAGCGGTATTTAAAACAAGCAATTGTTGACAAGAATCCAGTTGTTGCAAGTGCTGCCCTAGTTAGTGGTATTCATCTACTCCAG ACAAATCCTGAGATTGTAAAAAGGTGGAGCAATGAGGTTCAGGAAGCCGTACAATCAAGAGCAGCTCTTGTACAGTTCCATGCACTGGCTTTGCTACATCAG ATACGTCAAAATGATCGACTGGCAGTTAGCAAGCTGGTTACCAGCTTGACAAGGGGAAGTGTTCGCTCACCTTTGGCCCAATGTCTCTTGATCCGTTATACAAGTCAG GTTATTCGTGAGTCAGGAAATAATACACAATCAGGGGAACGCCCCTTCTATGATTTTCTTGAGAGTTGCCTTCGTCACAAGTCAGAAATGGTGATTTTTGAAGCTGCTAAGGCAATTACAGACCTCAATGGTGTAACTACTCGCGAGTTAACTCCAGCAATTACTGTTCTTCAGCTCTTCCTAAGTTCTTCCAAGCCAGTTTTGAGATTTGCTGCTGTCCGCACCTTGAACAAG GTGGCAATGACGCATCCAATGGCAGTCACTAACTGCAACATTGATATGGAAAGTTTAATCTCTGACCAGAACAGAAGCATTGCCACACTTGCTATTACTACTCTTTTGAAGACAGGCAATGAATCAAGTGTGGATCGCCTTATGAAGCAGATTACAAATTTCATGTCTGATATTGCTGACGAGTTcaaaattgttgttgttgaagcAATAAGATCACTATGCTTGAAGTTTCCTTTAAAATATAGATCTCT GATGAATTTCCTCAGTAACATTCTTAGGGAGGAAGGTGGTTTCGATTACAAAAAAGCTATTGTTGATTCAATAGTGATTCTTATTAGAGATATCCCTGATGCTAAGGAAAGTGGGTTGCTTCATCTTTGTGAGTTCATTGAAGATTGTGAATTCACCTACTTGTCAACACAG ATACTCCATTTCATTGGAATTGAAGGACCAAAAACATTGGACCCCAGCAAATATATTCGTTATATTTATAACAGAGTACATCTTGAGAATGCGACTGTTAGGGCCAGTGCTGTGAGCACACTTGCCAAATTTGGTGCTTCTGTTGATGCATTAaag CCCCGCATATTTGTTCTGCTAAGGCGATGTCTTTTTGACAGTGATGATGAG GTTCGCGATAGAGCCACACTTTATCTAAGCACGCTTGGAGGTGATCTTGAGAACGATGAAGATGTGAAAGACTTCCTCTTTGGGTCACTTGATACCCCACTCACCAATCTGGAGTCTAGTTTGAAAAACTAT GTGCCTTCGGAAGTGGCCTTTGACATTCGTTTAGTGCCCAAGGAGGTCAAGTCCCAGCCTCTTACTGAGAAGAAAGCCCAAGGTAAAAAGCCAACTGGATTGGGTGCTCCTCCTAGTGGCCCCCCATCTACAGTAGATTCATATGAAAGGCAGCTCCTGTCAATTCCCGAGTTTGCAAACTATGGAAAGCTTTTTAAG TCCTCAGCACCTGTGGAGCTTACTGAAGCAGAGACAGAATATGCAGTTAATGTTGTTAAACACATTTTCGATACACATGTTGTGTTTCAGTACAACTGCACAAACACGATACCCGAACAACTATTGGAAGAT GTTTTTGTAATTGTGGATGCTTCAGAAGCAGAGGAATTTTCCCAGGTGTTCTCCAAGCCCGTCAGATCTCTTCCTTATGATTCACCTGGGCAGACTTTTGTGGCATTTGAGAAGCCCGAGGGATTACCAACAACTGGAAAGTTTTCTAAcacactgaaatttattgttaAAGAG GTTGACCCAACCTCTGGTGAAGCCGAAGATGATGGTGTTGAAGATGAATACCAGTTGGAAGATCTTGATGTTGTTGCAGCAGATTACATATTGAGAGTGGGGGTGTCTAATTTCAGGAACGCGTGGGAAAGCATTGACCCTGAGAGTGAACGAGTGGATGAGTATGGTCTTGGCCCAAGGGAAAGCTTGTCTGAAGCTGTAAATACTGTCATCAGTCTTCTAGGCATGCAACCTTGTGAG GGCACAGAGGTAGTCCCACCTAATTCAAGGTCACACACATGCTTATTGTCGGGTGTATTCATAGGGGGTGTGAAGGTACTTGTGAGGTTGTCTTTTGGACTTGATGGTGCAAAGGATGTTGCAATGAAACTGTCTGTCCGATCCGATGATGTAAGTGTCAGTGATGCCATCCATGAGATTGTAGCAAGCGGCTAG